GTGTCGGCGCACTGTTACGGAAATTGTCCATCCACACGAGGATTTCTTCACCAGTTCCCAGGCCGTGATCAAGCGTCTGCTTGCTGAAGCTCCACAGTGCACCGTCTGAGGCGGGCGTAATCAGCGAACTCCATGCCTGTAGATCTTGAAGCGTGAACGCTAAGGCTGCATGATGGCGCAGTGATCCGCCGCTACCCACACTGCCAGCTCATTCAGGAGGGCGCTGGGCGTTCCAAGCTGGAAGGCGCAATCCCATCGCCCAAGCGGTACGGATCTGTCGCTCTCGCTACAGTGGGACAGGCATGAGCGGACAGAACGCACGGGTCATGGACGCCTTTTGACGGCCCTGCTCATCGACAGCAGCAACACCATCTGCCGGGCGTATTACGGCAGGGCTGGTGGTGACGCGTCCGCCGTCCCTCAAGTGCTGCGTGACCTGGTGTGGACTCTTCAGCTGCGCTTCCAGGCCGAACATGTCATCGCCGCGCTGGATGACAGCCGAAATTTTAGACAGTGCCTGTACGAGAACTACAAGAAGCAGCGCAGCCCCAAGCCCGCGGATCTCACCGAGCTGCTGAGGCAGGCAGATGAACTGATGAGCGCCGCAGGGGCAATTCCGGCTCTGGCGCCCAACCATGAGGCAGACGATGTGATGGGCACCCTTGCCCGGCGTGCTCCTGGGCGGGTGGTGATCGTCACCAGTGACCGCGACCTGTTTTCCGCCGTGACCGCGACCGTGCAGGTCTACGAGCCGCGGGCCAAGACCGTCATCACGGTGGCTGACGTGCAGGCCCGCTTTGGTGTGTCCCCGGAACGTATTCCGCTATTCAAGTCGCTGTGCGGGGACAGCAGTGACAACATTCCTGGCGTGCGTGGCCTGGGTGAGAAGGCCGCGAGTGTTATGGCGGCGCAGTGCGGCAGCGTGGACGAAGTCTTTGACCGGGTCAGTTCGTTCGAGCGCCGGTACCAGAAAGCATTGCAGGCCGCGGATCCGTCCGAGATCCGCCTGTTTCACGAACTGGCAACCGTCCGCACCGACGCCCCAGTGACACGCGTGTCACTCCGCCGCTGACCGGGCAGGCCTTGACCGGCCACAAGGTCTGCCAACATTGCCCAGCCTCCCGGCCCCGCACTATCTGGTGCTGCTCGTGAGTACGGAAAACCGTACCCGAGCAAAGGATGTCGCCTGCGGTGCAGAAACGCCTGGACGGCTGGCCATCCGGGCTGCCCTGGGACTTGACCCGCTGCCACCTTCTGGTCATGATGGCGGGCATGCTCGAACAACTCCGTCGTCGCCTGCGTGAACTGTGCGATATAGACGCCATTTCTGGCGATGAACGCCCGATGCTCCGCGCGCTGCGAGACATTCTTGCCGGGCAGGTGGACGAGTTTACCGTGGACGTCGCCGGTAACGCCTTTGCCGTTAAGCGTGGGCCCCAGCCCGGCCCGACCGTGCTGATTGCGGCGCACACAGACGAGATCGGCCTGATGGTTAAAAGCATCGAACCCGGAGGCTTCGTCCGGTTCGAGAAGATTGGTGGCGTCATCGACAACCTGCTTCCTGCACGTGCCGTGCGCGTGCGTGGGGTCAACGGCGTGATCGGCGTGAAGGCCGGACACTACCAGACCGAGCAGGAGCGTACCCAGGGGCGCAAAGCCAGTGAGCTCTACATTGACCTGGGCTGTTCGAGCGCCGCCGAAGTCCGGGCCCTCGGTGTTGACATCGGCGACCCGGTGGCGTTTATCAGTCCGCTTCTGGAGATCGGTGGGCAGGGACACCTCGTCGCCGGGAAGGCCGTGGACAACCGCCTCGGCTGCGCGGTGCTGCTTGAACTGGCGATGGGGGAGGCCCCCCCCTCCGGCACCCTGGTCCTGGCCTTCACAGCCCAGGAGGAGGTGGGGCTCAAGGGGGCCAGACTCGCGGCGGAACGGTACCGGCCAGACCTCGCCCTCGCCCTGGACACCATGCCGACCGGGGATACGCCGGACATGCACGAGCACCGTGACCTGAATGTCCGGCTTGGCGCAGGTCCAGCACTTCAGGTGATGGCCGGACCGGGCGGACGCGCCAACCTGCTTCACCCCCTCGTGAAGGATTACCTGCTGGCCACTGCCCGGACAAAGCAGGCTTCCCTGCAACTGTGCACCTTCAATGGTGGGTCGAATGATTCAGCCGCCATGGCCTGGGCTCACCACGGGATTGCAGCGGGCTCGCTGACTATCCCGCGCCGCTATTCGCACTCCCCAATGGAGCTTGCGGACCTGCGGGACGCGGTTGGGGCTCTGGAGATCCTGCGTGGCGTTGTTGAAGGGATGGACAGCCTCCCGGACTTCACGTTCCTGGCGGGCGACTGAGCTGCCCCTGTAGTGGCAGCGCCTCAGAAGTGAGGCACCGCTACGCGAGGTGTGGTTCCCGGTACAGACAGCATATCGGCCGCGCCCCGATTCACGGTCTGAACGAAAGGCTGCGCGAGAGGAAGGGGGCCGGCCCATGGGCTGCCGACCGCCATGTGATCGTGCCTGCGGGCCCCGTTCAGGCGTCCTGAGGGTGCCGCAGAAGCAGCTGCTGGCGCTCCCTGGTGCGGAAGCCAACGCCGGCATAGATGTCCTTGGCGAAGTAGTGGTCATCTGCAACGATCACCAATTCACCTGCCCCGAAGGTCTGCTGTGCGTGGGTTCCGGCAAAGTGGGTCAGGGTGCCACACAGGCCCTGGCGGCGGTAAGCCGGATGCGTGCCCACCGACTGGAACCGCGCTAGGGCGCCGTCGGTGTACACCCCGAGATCGGCAGCGAGCACGCCTTCAACGAAGGCACCGTACCAGAAACCGAGCCCCGCCTTGGTCATGGCCCGGTAGCGGCGGAACTGCCCTTCCTTGAAGGTCCGGTACGAGGCCTCTGACTCGTTGAAGCGGTCCTCACGGCACGCGACCTGATGATCGACCACGGCGCCCCAGGCCTCATCCGTGTCCTCAATGACGCGCAGTTCCGCGCTGGTGTTCGGCCGTGCGGGAGCGTGAAGGGCACTGGCCGACATGATGACGTTTTCTTCGAGCGTGTACCCGGCATCGACGAAGGACTGGATGTCGGCCTCTCCGCGCGCGGGGACATCCCAGCCGAACAACGTGTGCCGCACGGTCGGCGGCGTACCGACCAGTTCCGCGAAGCGCGATTCCCAGGCAGGGAGGTCGGAGGGCTGCGGGGGGCGCTCGAATATCAGAAAGTTACCGAAGTAATGTGTGGGGTTGTCGGGGTTCGTGACGCGTATGACGTCTCCGAGGTCATCAACGACGCCCTGGAAGCGCGCGAAAATCAGGTCGGTGCGGTACCCAAGTGAACGCAGGTGCATCCCTGACTGTACGGGCCGGCTGCGCCGCTCGCCTATGAGCCTTACGGCGTAGTAACTGCGTTCTTTCCGGTCCTGGTGCCCATACCTCGTTCCCGGCAGTCCTCGAATCGGGATTTCGCACAACGTCGCCACCTGTGTACGGCATTGTGCACGATGAGCCCCGTTCAGCATGACCGCGCCCCGTTCACACAGCAGTCTGGCCTCCTGGCGGGTACGACCTCAGCCCGGGGGCACTTCGTCCCGGTAGAGTCTGATCAACCGGCCGCGGCGTTCAGCCCCCGGTTTCCAGCGCATGAGTGAAATCCCCGACCCGATCCTCTCCGGACACGACCCCACACCGGGCATTGTGTCGGTCCACGCGCACCTGAGCGGTCAGGTGCTGGTGTGGCGCCGCACCCCAGATGGCGTGCTCCAGGAGCGCAACACTTTTCGGCCCTGGGTCTATGCCAGGCACCTTGACGACGTGCACCACCTGGGCTCAGGGCTTTCTACTGATGACCCCACTGCCCCTCTGTATGTGGAATGCCTTGACGGTCCGCCGGGCAGTTACCGCTACCTGCTGAGCGCGCGAGACGGCCGCGCGTTGCACCAGGCCATCCTGCAAGGCGCACGCCGCCGTAAGGCACCCGCGAACCGGATTCAGGACCTCGGATACATCGCGCCCGGGGTCACCGAGCAGTACCTCATGGCCACCGGGCGGACCTACTTCAAGGGGCTGCAGTACGACGACCTGCATCGCCTGCAGTTTGACCTGGAAACCACCAGTCTGACTCCGGACTCCGGACGCATCTTCATGGTCGCGGTGCGCGACACCGCAGGCCTGCGGACCCTGCTCGAAGCGCGCCGCCCGGCGCAGGAAGCCGACATGATCCGCGCCCTGGTGCAACTTGTGCAGGAACGCAACCCGGACGTGATCGAGAACCACAACATCCACCGCTTCGACCTACCGTTCCTGCACCACCGCGCGCAGTTGCACGGCATATCACTGAACTTCGGGCGCGCCGGAGGAACGCCGGAAATCTGGCAGGTGTCGGACGGCTCGCGGCAGCAGTGGGTGTGTTCGGGGCGCGAGATTATGGACACCCTTGACGCGGTTCGCCGGCTGGGGTTGCCCTCGGCTGGCCTCAAAGCCGTGTCGCAGCATTTCGGCCTCGCTCCCGAGGGGCGGGTGTATCTCGAAGGGGCAGCCATCGTCGACACGTACCGGGATAACCCGAAGACCGTGCGCCTCTACGCCCACCAGGACGTCGAGGAAGTCGAGGCCCTGTCGCGCAGGGTGCTGGCGTCCTCGTTTGCGCTGGCCCGCATGGCGCCGCGCCCCTTCCACCGACTGCCCACGGCCGGGCCTGCCACCGGCGTGCTTGAACCCATGCTGATCCGCACCTACCTGAAGCAGCGGGCGGCCCTGCCCGCCAGGGAAAGCTTGGCGGAAGAGCCGCACCGCGGAGGAGCAGTCCACCTGTTCGTCGAGGGGATTATCGGAAATGTGGTCAAGGCGGACGTGGCGAGTATGTACCCCAGCCTGATCCGTACTGAGCGGATTGGCCCGGAGCGCGACCGCCTCGGGGTGTTTCTGCATCTGTTAGACCGGCTGACCGCGCTGCGGCTGGAGCACAAGGCCGCGGCGCGGCGTGGGGAGGCAGGGGAACACGACGCCATGCAGAGCGCCATGAAACTGATCGTGAACGCCGGATATGGCTACCTGGGTGCGGGACGGCTCTCGTTGTTTGCGGACCGGGCGGCAGCGGACCGGGTCACCAGGAGAGGAAGAGAAGTCCTGGCGATGGTGCTGCGGGGGCTGGAACAGCGCGGTGTCACCCTGATCGAGGCGGATACCGACGGAGTGTACTTCGCCACGCCAGCAGCATGGACAGAAGAGCAGGAACGTGCGCTGATCAGCGAGGTGGGTGCCATGCTTCCGACTGGCGTCACACTGGAATTCGACGGCCGGGCGCAGGCCATGCTCAGTCACGAGATCAAGAATTACGCACTTTTGCGCTATGACGGTACGGTGGACGTGAGCGGCGCCGCTTTCGCGTCCAGCCGGAGTGAGACCTACGGACGGGATTTTCTCCAGCGTGCCCTGACCTGTCTGCTGGAAGGGGATGTGCCAGGTGTAAACCGCGCCTATCAGGACACCCTCACCGCTCTGGAATCCCGGCAGTTGGTGAACAAGGATGTTGCCCGGCGCGTTCGCATGACCAGGAGCCTGGAGTCCTACAGACTGAGCCGTCAGGCCCGCAAGGACAGCGTCTACGAGGCCCTGCTCGCCTCGGGCTACGCGTGGCAGGTCGGAGAGCGGATCTACGTGTATCACCGGGCAGCCCAGGGGGTCCGGCTGCTGGAGGACCCGCAGGGGTGCGACTACGACGTCAGACACTACGCGGCGCAGCTGCTGACCGGCTATGCGTCCCGCCTGCGAAAGGCGTTCCGGCCCGAGGATTTCACACAGGTGTTCGCGCAGGGTCACCAGCCGGGATTGTTTGATCTGCCGCTCAGCAGCATCCGCACCACCTGGAGGTCGGTATCGGCGCCAGACCACCGTACAGACGTCGCTCCCATGGGCACGCCCCCGGCCTGAGCAGGCGGTCGGCGCCCGCGATGGGGAGGTCGTCAAGGGGCTTGACCTCCACCAAAGACTTCAAGCTGGGCGTGGTGCTCACATGGCGTGGGAAAACTCACCATAATAAAGCCGTCATGCCTCCCCGACTTCATCTCCTGCTCGTGGACGACAACCCGGCAGACGAGTTCCTGGCGCGCGAAGCCCTCGGGGGCTACAGCGACATCATCAGCCTCACCACCTTCGGGTCCGGTGAGCTGGCACTGGCCAGCCTGCGCGAGGCGGATGCTCCCCGGTCGGATCTGGTGGTGCTGGACATCAATATGCCGGGCCTGAATGGGTTTGATGTCCTTGCTGCGATCAAGGCAGACCCTGAGCTGGCCTCACTGCCGGTAGTGATGCTGTCGGCCTCCCGGGCGGCGGCGGACGTGGAGCGCGCATACAGCCTGCGGGCCAGTGCGTTCGTGACCAAGGCGGACACCTTTCCCGTCTTCCTGAAGCAGATGGAGGCCCTGGTTGGATTCTGGACCCAGTGTCGCGTGATCGGCAAACCCGTCCGGGCGGCCCGCTCTGGTCCGTTTGGATAAAGATATTGCGCCGCATTCCGGTGCTGTTGCGCCGACAGACCTGCCGAGCCGACACTCCTTTGAGAACCACCCCCCAGTACCCCTGCGCGCCACGGGGTAGGGTGGGAGCAATGATCGGTGTCCCTTCGCAGCATATGGGGGACGTATGACGCGTCCCGCCCGTTCCCGCCCCTCAGCCAGCACTCTCGACCACGCCCCCGGAGAAAATGAGGCCGGTGGTGTCGCCGTCATGCCTCCCGAGGTGCACGACGATCCTTTTGAGGACGCGCTTGACCTGGCCGAGGACCTTGAAGAATCGCAGGAGGAGGCGACCGACGAGGAGCTCACGACCACCGACGCCCCTTCCGATGCCGAGGAAACCTGGACTGAGCTGGCCGATCACCCGGTCATCGTCAGCAACGACCCGGTACGCCAGTACCTGCATGAAATCGGCCGGGTGCCCCTGCTGACCGTGACTGAGGAGATTGACCTGGCACGCCGCATGGAAGCTGGCCAGGAAGCGCGCACCCAGCTCGAAACGGTTTCTGACCTCGAAGAACGTGAGCGTCGCCGCCTGCAGCGGACCGTGGAAGACGGCGACCACGCCAAGCAGCAGCTGATCGAGGCGAACCTCCGTCTGGTGGTCAGCATCGCGAAGAAATATGCCAACCGGGGCATGGGCCTGCTGGATCTGATTCAGGAAGGCAACCAGGGCCTCATCCGCGGCGCCGAGAAGTT
The sequence above is drawn from the Deinococcus malanensis genome and encodes:
- a CDS encoding response regulator, whose protein sequence is MPPRLHLLLVDDNPADEFLAREALGGYSDIISLTTFGSGELALASLREADAPRSDLVVLDINMPGLNGFDVLAAIKADPELASLPVVMLSASRAAADVERAYSLRASAFVTKADTFPVFLKQMEALVGFWTQCRVIGKPVRAARSGPFG
- a CDS encoding GNAT family N-acetyltransferase; translation: MHLRSLGYRTDLIFARFQGVVDDLGDVIRVTNPDNPTHYFGNFLIFERPPQPSDLPAWESRFAELVGTPPTVRHTLFGWDVPARGEADIQSFVDAGYTLEENVIMSASALHAPARPNTSAELRVIEDTDEAWGAVVDHQVACREDRFNESEASYRTFKEGQFRRYRAMTKAGLGFWYGAFVEGVLAADLGVYTDGALARFQSVGTHPAYRRQGLCGTLTHFAGTHAQQTFGAGELVIVADDHYFAKDIYAGVGFRTRERQQLLLRHPQDA
- a CDS encoding 5'-3' exonuclease yields the protein MTALLIDSSNTICRAYYGRAGGDASAVPQVLRDLVWTLQLRFQAEHVIAALDDSRNFRQCLYENYKKQRSPKPADLTELLRQADELMSAAGAIPALAPNHEADDVMGTLARRAPGRVVIVTSDRDLFSAVTATVQVYEPRAKTVITVADVQARFGVSPERIPLFKSLCGDSSDNIPGVRGLGEKAASVMAAQCGSVDEVFDRVSSFERRYQKALQAADPSEIRLFHELATVRTDAPVTRVSLRR
- a CDS encoding 3'-5' exonuclease, yielding MSEIPDPILSGHDPTPGIVSVHAHLSGQVLVWRRTPDGVLQERNTFRPWVYARHLDDVHHLGSGLSTDDPTAPLYVECLDGPPGSYRYLLSARDGRALHQAILQGARRRKAPANRIQDLGYIAPGVTEQYLMATGRTYFKGLQYDDLHRLQFDLETTSLTPDSGRIFMVAVRDTAGLRTLLEARRPAQEADMIRALVQLVQERNPDVIENHNIHRFDLPFLHHRAQLHGISLNFGRAGGTPEIWQVSDGSRQQWVCSGREIMDTLDAVRRLGLPSAGLKAVSQHFGLAPEGRVYLEGAAIVDTYRDNPKTVRLYAHQDVEEVEALSRRVLASSFALARMAPRPFHRLPTAGPATGVLEPMLIRTYLKQRAALPARESLAEEPHRGGAVHLFVEGIIGNVVKADVASMYPSLIRTERIGPERDRLGVFLHLLDRLTALRLEHKAAARRGEAGEHDAMQSAMKLIVNAGYGYLGAGRLSLFADRAAADRVTRRGREVLAMVLRGLEQRGVTLIEADTDGVYFATPAAWTEEQERALISEVGAMLPTGVTLEFDGRAQAMLSHEIKNYALLRYDGTVDVSGAAFASSRSETYGRDFLQRALTCLLEGDVPGVNRAYQDTLTALESRQLVNKDVARRVRMTRSLESYRLSRQARKDSVYEALLASGYAWQVGERIYVYHRAAQGVRLLEDPQGCDYDVRHYAAQLLTGYASRLRKAFRPEDFTQVFAQGHQPGLFDLPLSSIRTTWRSVSAPDHRTDVAPMGTPPA
- a CDS encoding M42 family metallopeptidase, which codes for MLEQLRRRLRELCDIDAISGDERPMLRALRDILAGQVDEFTVDVAGNAFAVKRGPQPGPTVLIAAHTDEIGLMVKSIEPGGFVRFEKIGGVIDNLLPARAVRVRGVNGVIGVKAGHYQTEQERTQGRKASELYIDLGCSSAAEVRALGVDIGDPVAFISPLLEIGGQGHLVAGKAVDNRLGCAVLLELAMGEAPPSGTLVLAFTAQEEVGLKGARLAAERYRPDLALALDTMPTGDTPDMHEHRDLNVRLGAGPALQVMAGPGGRANLLHPLVKDYLLATARTKQASLQLCTFNGGSNDSAAMAWAHHGIAAGSLTIPRRYSHSPMELADLRDAVGALEILRGVVEGMDSLPDFTFLAGD